From the genome of Prunus persica cultivar Lovell chromosome G8, Prunus_persica_NCBIv2, whole genome shotgun sequence:
GTATACAATTTTGTGCTTATCTcgtatatataattttatacaTTATGATATTGGTTCCAGcatgaatattattatatcAGTTCATACATACAACACATCGATGagaatatatttatatatgatgGTATTGCAGTGGATTAAAGGTCACCCtcaatttctgaaaaatcCACTATACATTGGTGGTGATTCATATTCAGGCAAGACCGTTCCCATCATTACTCAAGAGGTGTCCGAAGGTAAAACTTTTGTTGTGAATGAAGACGTTTTCAGATAATGTTActaccttttttatttatttattatgaacAGGTCTTCTTATATCTAAACTGTTGTAGGAAATGAGGTTGGGCGTGAACCACCAATGAATCTCAAAGTAAGAATTCAATCTGACTTGACATggttgtttttcattttatctTTTCACTACAGGGCCCGCAGCCTTACAGCCTTAAAAAGGAGCACAACTAATTTTCGTTTATCTAAACTAAAGGGGAGTgggggtttctcacacacataaTTAAGATGTTATGAGAGTTTGaatttgagattttttatCTGTAAGTTAAGACCCTCTTCCACTAAGTTAGACCCTGTTAACAATTTTCCTATTATTAAAATCCCAATTGGTTTAAAAACGCTTTAATTCATTTTAGAAGCATGCTCGTGGACTCTTTGTATATCTTGTGGTCCAGCCATGAGGACAAATTTGTTTTAGCCCAACATAACCCAGACTCAAAAGCTGGTTCAATCACTGAAAATGCAAATAATGCTAGGGGATTTAAACCGGTGACATGCAATTTTTTATCCCTGTTTGAGCTTTGGGCTGTTGTCGTTGATTTCCATTCATCTAATTTAGCTTGGGATTAATGCTTCTCTTTGACCATCATAGTTCTTTGACAAGTTGAAACCCCCAAGTCGAAAACCCAATTAAtttagaagggaaaaaaatccaTGAAACTCATCAAAAGAACCACCTATGCTTCACTATCTCGCCGCCCACGGCCcgtcttctttcttttcacttaaatttttgtttcatttgtgTAGAACATCAacaatttagaaaaaaaatgccTCAAATTTCAGgcttaaatttatttcttaatGTGAACTTTCAGCTTTGAATTATTAGACTCAATCTTGTAAAGGTTGGTTTTAGAGTCCAACTCATCCCCTCCTCCTAAATGCCCCTCAAGTTTAAAAACCGACATTTGTGCATCATACGATTATGGGTCAATTTTAGAGTTAAATCCGTCTCCTCGAAAAATTACTATAACAATTTCACTTTAAAGTttaaattccttttttttttaattaataaaaaattttcaatttagaTTTAAAATTCTAGTTCATTGATAGTAAAATATGACATTGAAACATGGCAactccctctttttttttttttttttcgggggTTCCATAAATCACGTAGACAACCTTGTCTTAGATAACTAAATGCTCTTTTGTATTGAACACAGGGTTACATATTAGGCAACCCATTTACAGATCCAACATATGACGTGAATTCACGAATTAAATTTGCTCACAATATGGCCCTTATATCTGATGCACTCTATGAGGTAATAAATATTCTCtactatattttcttttttctgcttataattttttaaatatgtccCCGAAATTTCACACCTGTTACTCGAAGAGGTATTGAGCCCACATATGCTCCTCATGCTCCCCAAGTGGTGGCCTTTTCCACAGCATGACTTCTCCACAAGACTTTCATCAGTGGAATGGTTCTAGAACATAGTACTTGTATTTTCCAATTCCAAGCATTTAAACTGGTTGCTCCACATAACTCAAGTCCTCACTTAGTTCCACGGGTTGCTACATTCTATACCAATCTGCTCACATTTCTTTAAATTCAATCTAATTAACTAATGAAGTAGGAAAAATAATgcctataattttttttctgtggTCTGAATAGCTAAGTTATATATACAAATGTGCTTTAGTGcaataataatacaaatacCTAGAAACATATCTATGTggagaaaaaattaataacgTTGGAAAAGAGAAATTAATAATCAATTTTTATTCATTATTGATAGATAATATAAGATCTAATCACTTGGTATTATAGTCAACTAAAACAAATTGCAAGGGGGAGTATGTTCAAGTAGATCCAAGCAATGCACCTTGTGTGGAAAACCTTCAAGAAGTTACTCAGGTGAGAATTACCACAATATTAATGCTTggtttacatttatttattgcCCTAATGATCGATTTGCCACTGGAATAAACTTGTAGTGCCTCCAAAAGATAAATAGTCCCCAAATATTGGAGCCAATATGTAGCACAATgtctccaaaaccaaaaggatTCAAATGGGATAAAAATTTTGTTGGAGAGAACTTCTTAGATATGCCTCATCGCTATCCAGAACCATGGTGTCGTGTAAGTTTCTGGCTcattctctctcacacacaatATAAATGGACCTAACAACATAACTAAAATCACCAAAATGGAAAtgacataaacaaaaaatgagtCATATTATACAgactaattaaaaatataatttagttatatacatgATTGAAATATGCTGCATGCTAATATCTTACTATCCGTACTTCTTTGCAGGCTTATAACTATCTGTTCTCCTTCATTTGGGCTAATGATAAAACTGTACAAAATGCTCTTCACGTTCGAGAGGTataagttaattaattttgagaattaAAATACCTATATAAAATATTCACGATTTTATTTACCATTACAACCTGCAGGGAACAATAAGGGATTGGGAAAGATGCAATCAGAGCTTCTCTAGCAGTTATGCACATGATGTTAGAACTAGTCTTGACTATCATCGAAACCTCACCAAGAAAAACCTTAGagccactactacaaaaagtgaaaaagacgaccagaaaacaacgacggtctaagtgaaaaccgtcgtggtttataaaaagacgacggttctaaaaacaccgtcgtgtaatacaaccttagacaactaaaaaatggagtttcaaatggctgttcaaaaacaacgacgtacataattaaacaaccgacgtctatttg
Proteins encoded in this window:
- the LOC18767479 gene encoding serine carboxypeptidase-like 18, which produces MVLQWIKGHPQFLKNPLYIGGDSYSGKTVPIITQEVSEGNEVGREPPMNLKGYILGNPFTDPTYDVNSRIKFAHNMALISDALYESTKTNCKGEYVQVDPSNAPCVENLQEVTQCLQKINSPQILEPICSTMSPKPKGFKWDKNFVGENFLDMPHRYPEPWCRAYNYLFSFIWANDKTVQNALHVREGTIRDWERCNQSFSSSYAHDVRTSLDYHRNLTKKNLRALVYSGDHDMFVPYVGTEEWITSLNLSIDYTWRPWFVNGQVAGYTKAYTRKAYSLTYATVKGAGHAATEYNPRECFPMIDRWLSYYYI